A stretch of DNA from Raphanus sativus cultivar WK10039 unplaced genomic scaffold, ASM80110v3 Scaffold0773, whole genome shotgun sequence:
TCATAGGCTTGATTTAGATAACCGGATACTATTATCGGTATAGTCCGGTTATCACGAACAACAAAACCTCTATGACCGGCGATGGTTCCAAAGCTATCAGCgcctatcatcatcatcatcaatccaCCTTCTTCATCTCTCTATTCGATTTTCGAAATCTCGATCTCGTCGACGATGAATACCGCTTTAGATTTTGCTTTTCCGGCGAAATCGAGTTTTGTTGGCGGAAGAACTCGACGCGTGATTCCTTCTCCTAGATTATTCGGTTCCCGCGTAAGAGTGTGCTCTCTTCATCCTCCTTCTTCGTCTCTCAAGGTTAacatctctctcctctctccctcTGGTTAGATGTATGTTCCATTCATCAGTAATTTCAAACTCAACAGGATTACGAATTTACTAATATCGTCAGTAATTTCAAATTATTGGCATCTGAATTGAATGCAGATTCCAAATGTCGTttgtttgatgatgatgatgattacgAGTACTAGCATTAGTAAGAatcattgttttgttttttgattatGTAGGCTGAGTCATGTTTAAAAAGAGATGTGAACAGACAATTAAGCAGTCTCGAGTCGATGTTCTGTTACGACAAGCCAATACCTGAGGAGATCATCGATGAGCCTGTCGGATTATCCATGTCCGAGAGAGAGATTGGTGATAACAGGCGTTGCACTTGTTGCGAAGCTAAAGGTGCATTGCTTTGTGCCACTTGCTCTGGAACTGGTCTTTACGTTGACTCCATTATGGAGAGCCAAGGCATCATTGTTAAAGTCCGTTGCTTAGGTACATTCTCTTAtcctgtttttcttcttctcttactCAGATTATgtaatgttttaatatttaaccATTTCTGTTGCTTATGTTGTAGGTTGTGGTGGAAGTGGTAACATTATGTGTAAAAGCTGTGGCGGGCGTGGTCACGTAGGCCATTGATGACCCCCATGTTTCACTCTGTTTTTAGTCATGTTTTTGCCACTTTATGTGTTGTGACTTTCTCTGTTCTTATTGCAGAATCCTACCTTTGTCAGTTCCATATATAGATTTTTGTTCTTGTACTGATGTAATCCACAGTTTTGTAAAAGGCTCGATTCATCTTCTGtggttaaatataaaatgactaaattagaAACTATCCCTCTCTTTTCTACTACTCTTTTGACTGTTTATGCATTCAGACACAGACAATGAAAACCTAGGGAAAGAAAGCAAAGTAGACTAAGGATGAGAACTGAATCAATCGTCGTCTCCCTTCTGTGTACATTTCATGTTCTTCCTCCTGTCTCCCTTCTGTGTACATTTCATGTTCTTCCTCCTCTCGCACTCCAGCTAATCTTTATGGCTCTGTGGATCCTCACAATAAACTACATAGTAACCCAATACACATCCTTGCAGCAGCCGAAGAAACTCTCCCCTGAAACATACGCCAAAAAGCCAAGTACATGAGGTAACATGCTAAAGCCGTTTTGATTCTTCTTCCTGCAATTTGATAATGAGATATTACCACAGAAGTATTTGATGATGAAAGCACAGAGAGTCAGCTGAAAGAAGTAAATATGTATGGATCATAAACCCCCATATTCCTGCAGTTAGTGCAGAGATTTCACCAGTTGCATCTTAGCTCAGTAAGTTTTGTAAAAACTCGATGTAAATCTCCGGACGAAATCGATGTAAATTTCctgaaatcatattattcacagtgttaagtatttttggctaaaaaaaaaagtatttttggcTAATCTCAACAAAAAACTACTATATATTTGCACATTATTGAAAAAGACGAGTTCATATAGTGTTCCCATTATTACAAGCAAATCATCTGAGCCGTGACAGCTTCTTGACACAACTCGCCCACGAAACCGGCTTTGAATTAATTATAACTCATAAAGTATAATGTAAGCATCAATAATAATTTTCCCAGACCTCATTCTCGCTTTTTTCAGGAAACAACTTTCTCCACCTGCGACTTATTATTCTTGATCCGATCCAAAATCCGTtctgataaaaatatttagtgcTCCGGAATCCGAATCtgaatagtaaaaaaaaatagatacaTCAAAACTTAACGGAGTTTTGAATATCTTAAATTTTTAGGTTATAAAATCCGGATATGGATCcgtacttttaaaatatattaacttttagtgttattagtaattatatttatatattaatatttatacataaaattagtcttataatattatattttaatttttatattatatacatatatttataaatcttgtataaatatttactaaatatatttttgtcatcaacttttatattattatatttatttaaaatattatttaagaattttaatatttttaaaaataatttttttagttattttttatgaatCTGAATTTAAATCCTGATATCCacgaataatataatatttaaataaatatccaAAATCCAGATATCCAGAAGCCACGAATCTATATCCATATACTAAATCAACGGATCCAacaaatctaaatctaaatccgGATATCTTAAATTTCTCGGATATCTAGATCCCAGTCTCATCTTGACAACTTTTCATCCtcttttttacttttacttttgaCTTGTTCATATTTTATTCCACTCGTGTCTCAGAAATCTCCTATATGCTGTCTCTTGTGAAATTTTAGACTCGTTTTTAGCTGTGTAAGAATACTAATAATATAGCATCCAAAATTAAGTTTAAGAATTGTTGCGAGTACATTACATGGAACAATTGCTGTAAGAATACTAATAATATAGCatccaaaattcaaaatttaagaCTTGTTGCGAGTACATTACATGGAACAATTGCTGTGGTATTATATGCTTTGATGTATATAATATTCATTAACCAGTCGTCTTTTCCTTATAACAAAATCCACTAAAAAGggttataagaaaattaaatattgcCTCAATTCGTAAGTTGGTGTGGTGCAATTATATTCGGCTGTTGTACATGTAACATGTGCCATTGACTAGAATTAAATGAAACAGATACGATTAACGGTAATGCCTTAAACTTAAATCCGTTGTATTCTCGCAAGTCCATCAAATCATTTCCAATCATCATATAAAAGtcttattaatatatacatattatagtTCTTTTGTCactaatatatacatatagttagtttaaaataaatattttaaagccAACTGGTTTTAAAGATAACCCGTTCCTAGTACTTACTAtcatatcatttaatataaatctttctTTCTATTGACTTAAACATTTCTGTCAAAATCGAAACCGGCAAAGAAAAACTGAAAGTGATATAGATTACGATGATAATGCCACCTTATCGACCAtgtaattaattacaattctaCTACTATCGACTTAGCTGTATCAAACTTTCAGCATATTGTATAAAGTACATCAGTATATAAacttatctatcttattaaaacaaaaacattctcttggacctaacatttattttgtaagtttttaaaataaatacacatttatactttatagttaaacttacattaaattactaatgttccttttttatactactatccatgtttccaaacaatatatttatttctttatactactatcaatgtttccaaacagtatattttatatactactatcaatgtttccaaacaatacaataattaatcttagttattttatatccatcattttctctttaaaattttgtataaacgtcataatttcagaaattacaaaataatgaactttaaaatttgaattataagattacaaattatgaaactattacaatttcaatcaaattagattacatatcggtcatccatcagttcaatcggttagtctcgggttttagtgactttttaatatgaatattttaaaaaactaaattgaattgttagatctccggattaaccggtataatcacaatcgggttgaatttaaaaacactgatttaaatacaaaaatattttaaatacacactctttaaaagttaacaaaatatttgttaagttattagtgaaatttttcatcgtaaaatattccgcgcttccaaagcgcgggtcaagatctagtatcaATATATAAACTTACAACATGGCATAGGAATGTTCACTAAGTCGCTCGCACGACTTTGCACAAAAATACTTAGTTCTCTCCATATTATACCTTTGACATTCACATGTATTCGGCACATATAGgagatatattaattttataaatttgaattgtTCTCACGTCGGTTGagtttttagtatatataccgTATGGTTGATCCCAAATGTCTTACAATCCCTTCCACAAGAAGAAAAACTTCTTATCTACAAAAATGATgaagttttcttctcttcttgtgcttttctttgttttcccGATCGCATTTGCTCAACTACGAGTCGGGTTTTATAGCCAGTCATGCCCTCAAGCCGAGACCATCGTACGCAATCTTGTGCGCCAACGGTTTGGTGTTGACCAAACCGTCACCGCAGCTTTGCTCCGTATGCATTTCCATGACTGTTTCGTTAGGGTAAGAATTTAATATAGCATTTCTATATGGCTCAAACATGTTCAATAAATGATATGTCAATTTGAAGTTAGATTATCTTATGAGTTTGTTCGGAAGCagcatatttgtatataaaatgaaaattttaaagaacATTCTCATGATATGATATATACGAGGTTTATTGATTCTAACAGTGTTTTAAATCTCGGAACAGTATATTTTTAACAGAAATACGTTTTTAGTAGATAAAGAAGTTTTCGTTAAAGAAAAATGTCAAGTTATTGACATTACATAAATACAGATGTTGTAAATTATTCTAACACAATTAATATACAGACCCTACCTCAATCGAGTTTTGtctctaatttttcttttggtttattcgAGTTTAGTTCCAATATCTTCGATTCATATCATATCATTCTTTTTGATTGAACCATATCATACCATGTCATTTAGTCTGGCTAaccttattttaatatttttgttcgtTCTTTGTAGGGCTGCGACGCTTCCCTTCTCATTGACGGAACCAACTCTGAGAAAACGGCCGGACCAAACGGAAGCGTTAGAGAATTTGCCCTGATCGACCAGATCAAGGCTCAGCTAGAGGCCGCATGTCCATCCACCGTCTCATGCTCTGACATCATCACACTAGCGACACGTGACTCTGTGTTCTTAGCCGGAGGCCCGAGCTACAGCATTCCCACGGGAAGGCGCGATGGTTTAGTCTCAAACAATGTTGACGTGGCTCTTCCAGGTCCAACAATCTCCGTCTCCGGAGCCGTCAGTTTGTTCACGAACAAAGGGATGAACGTCTTCGACGCTGTGGCTCTTATAGGTGCACATACCGTTGGTAAGGGAAACTGTGGTCTATTCAGTGACAGGTTCACGAATTTCCAAGGAACCGGACGACCTGACCCAGCCATGGACCCAGCTTTGGTTTCCAGGTAACTTTTAAACCAGACAGGTTCAATCATTTACCCACCATAAACTAACTTAAgattaaatttattgaaaataaataaattacatagGAATGAACATAATTCTAAGTTTGagaagattttaaattttattttgatcatGTTATATAGCAGTTTGTTTGTtgaaaatgttaatttataaCTTCTGAAATCTTCAAATTAAAATGTACccagttttaattattttaaaaatatgacagTATCTGTGGTTgacattaattatatattaagtaataaaatagttgtttgatgtaaaaagaaaaagaattatatatatacatgtatatattaagttatttaATTACAGGACATTTTTCATTAAAGTTCGAAAACTAAATTTTCCATGAAAACTTAAGCAAATTAGTTTTTGCATGTCTTTCTTCGTTAAACTTGTTTGGCATGTTTCCTTGAAAAGTAACTTAAGCAAATTAGTTTTGCAtgcaaaacaaaatttatttattttaactcaTAGAAATACTAATTAGAATGTGTTCTTGTAATGTAGTCTAAGGAACACGTGTGCAAACAGCGCGACAGCTTCACTAGACCAGTCGACTCCA
This window harbors:
- the LOC130503023 gene encoding peroxidase 57-like, with amino-acid sequence MSYNPFHKKKNFLSTKMMKFSSLLVLFFVFPIAFAQLRVGFYSQSCPQAETIVRNLVRQRFGVDQTVTAALLRMHFHDCFVRGCDASLLIDGTNSEKTAGPNGSVREFALIDQIKAQLEAACPSTVSCSDIITLATRDSVFLAGGPSYSIPTGRRDGLVSNNVDVALPGPTISVSGAVSLFTNKGMNVFDAVALIGAHTVGKGNCGLFSDRFTNFQGTGRPDPAMDPALVSSLRNTCANSATASLDQSTPLRFDNQFFKQLRKKRGVFQLDQRLATDRQTRGVVARYASNNAYFKRQFVRAIIKMGAVDVLTGRAGEIRRNCRRFN
- the LOC130503024 gene encoding uncharacterized protein LOC130503024, translating into MVPKLSAPIIIIINPPSSSLYSIFEISISSTMNTALDFAFPAKSSFVGGRTRRVIPSPRLFGSRVRVCSLHPPSSSLKAESCLKRDVNRQLSSLESMFCYDKPIPEEIIDEPVGLSMSEREIGDNRRCTCCEAKGALLCATCSGTGLYVDSIMESQGIIVKVRCLGCGGSGNIMCKSCGGRGHVGH